In Halodesulfovibrio marinisediminis DSM 17456, the sequence ATTGTCAAAGAGCTTTTTCAAGCTCCGCTCGGCTATTTTGCCTCGCGTCGAGTTGGCGTTTATGCCACCCAGCCGCTAAGCTGTCAACAACTTTTTGAAATTTAATTTCATTCGCTGTCTGACGAAACCTTGTCTCGCGGCGTGGAGGGAGTGTTTATGCTTTCCGCCTTCCGCTGTCAAACCCTTTTTTTAAAAGTTTTTGAAAAACTTTTTTTGAAGAGTTCATCGACTCAGTTTTACCGATTGTGAAATGAACTTACTCGCTCTGAGAACTGCTTCTCCGTAGCGAGGAAGGAGGTTCTATGTTTTTTGCCTCACGCCGTCAACAACTTTTTGAGATTTTCTGCTTTTATTTCTGAATATAACGGTGTAGCTCTCTCAAAGTCGTTGATACAGAACGACTTTGACCAATCAGTAGATTCTATACGATTATTCATTCTTCCCTCACATTGTAGAGAATATCCCTTGAATAAAATGTAAGAGCCGGCTTTCCTAAGACAAAAAAGGGTGAACCTATTAGGTTCACCCTTTTTACTATCATATAATAACCCGAACTAATTTTTCAAAACACCAAAGCCCGGGATATACAGACGCTGCTCGAACTTCTTTAACAGCCAGCCTGCAATAGTTACTAGGAACAAATAGTATGCCCCTACAACCATAAATGCCTCGGTGAAACGGAAAGTCTGCGCTGCAACGCCGCGCGCCTCACCAGTTAACTCGATGCATGTAATGATATAAGCAAGAGATGAGTACTTAATAAGATAGATAACTTCGTTACCACATCCTGGAAGCGCTCTACGGAATGCCTGAGGAACGACAATCCAGAGTACAGTCTGAAGCTTACTCATACCCAAGGCTGCTGCAGCTTTAAGCTGACCTTCCCGGATAGAGAGCAACGCACCACGTACATACTCCGAGTTGTACGCACCACTACACAACGTAAAGCCAAGAATAGCTGCTTCTGCCGGTTCCAAATAAATACCTATCTTTGGCAACCCATAATATAAGATGAAGAGCTGAACCATAAGCGGCACACCACGGAAAAGCGAAGTGTAAAAGTTCATCAGCTTTTGAACCATCTTATTACCAAAAACACGGCAACAGCCAATAGCGATACCAAGCAATTGCCCCATAATAGCGGATGGAACAATGAGCACAACGCTCATAAGCAGCCCTCTGTTTACGGCAGGGAGCAGTTGTTCTGTGTAAAATGGGTCCACTAGTCGAGCTCCTCGCACATATCAGACAGCTTGTTACAGAAGTCAGCAGTACGCGTACCAGATCCTTCCTTGAGAAGGTCTACCGGAGAACCGCGCTCGATAATTTCGCCCTGCTGCATAAATACAATCTCATCTGCCAGTGCACGCGCAAAGTCCATCTGGTGAGTCGCCATAATCATGGTGAGTCCTTCTTTTGCCAGATCGCGGATAACAGAAAGAACCTCACCAACCAACTCAGGGTCGAGCGCAGAGGTCGGCTCATCGAGCAGAAGCACTTTAGGCTCCATAGCAAGCGCACGTGCAATAGCTACACGCTGTTTCTGACCACCGGAAAGTTCTGCAGGATACAAGTCACTCTTTTCAGAAAGACCTACTCGTTCAAGCTCTTTTCTTGCAATACTCAAAGCATGAGCCTTACTCATCCCTTTTACTTTACGCAGAGCAATCGCAACGTTGTCCAGCGCTGTGAGATGGTCAAACAGGTTAAAGTCCTGGAAGATCATACCGACCTGTTGGCGGTAACTGTACAATTCTTTCTTGCTGTCGGTATTAACTACATTGCCTTCAAGAAGAATCTGTCCTTGCTCAGGCATGAGCAGATAGTTGATACACTGCAGGAAGGTAGACTTACCCGCACCGGAAGGCCCGATGAGTACTTTAAGCTCCCCACGATTAATATCGAGAGAAACTGATCGTAAAATTTCTTTCCCGCTGAGGGACTTGCAAATGTTTTGCATCTGCAAAACAGGGGTATTATTCTCACTTGGCATGTATATATCCCTTACGATGTATAGCCCGGAATGCGGACTTTCTTTTCAAGAGCGAGCAGCAGCTTTACGCCCACTAAAGTAATAATAAAGTAAATTACACCGGCAGTTATGAATAAGGTGAGATGTTCATAAGTTCGAGACGCAACAAAATGTGTGCGTGTAAACATGTCCATGGCACCTACTACGTAGGCCAATGCAGAATCTTTAAGAATAATAGAAAATTCGTTGGACCATCCCGGAATAGACATACGTAGCGCCTGCGGTAGAATAATGGTGCAGACACCTTGCATATCAGACATACCAAGGGCGCGAGATGCTTTCAGCTGTCCTTGCGGCAA encodes:
- a CDS encoding amino acid ABC transporter permease, yielding MDPFYTEQLLPAVNRGLLMSVVLIVPSAIMGQLLGIAIGCCRVFGNKMVQKLMNFYTSLFRGVPLMVQLFILYYGLPKIGIYLEPAEAAILGFTLCSGAYNSEYVRGALLSIREGQLKAAAALGMSKLQTVLWIVVPQAFRRALPGCGNEVIYLIKYSSLAYIITCIELTGEARGVAAQTFRFTEAFMVVGAYYLFLVTIAGWLLKKFEQRLYIPGFGVLKN
- a CDS encoding amino acid ABC transporter ATP-binding protein, with the protein product MPSENNTPVLQMQNICKSLSGKEILRSVSLDINRGELKVLIGPSGAGKSTFLQCINYLLMPEQGQILLEGNVVNTDSKKELYSYRQQVGMIFQDFNLFDHLTALDNVAIALRKVKGMSKAHALSIARKELERVGLSEKSDLYPAELSGGQKQRVAIARALAMEPKVLLLDEPTSALDPELVGEVLSVIRDLAKEGLTMIMATHQMDFARALADEIVFMQQGEIIERGSPVDLLKEGSGTRTADFCNKLSDMCEELD